The following proteins come from a genomic window of Campylobacter concisus:
- a CDS encoding D-amino acid aminotransferase has translation MADQALQTVFLNGEFLQKDEAKVSAFDRGFIFGDGIYEVVPVINSKMVDKDGFWARFERSLNEIDISLPYEKEKFEAILNEIITKNGLKEGGIYMQVTRGVAFRNFYFIENLTPSVFIFCYQSEILNNPAAKTGIKVVSVEDIRWKRRDIKSISLLAQCYAKNEAHKKGADEGFMVENGFVTEGCSSSAFIIKDKTLITKPLSNEILPGIRRMRLLKIAKDIGLKIEERKFSMDEVYSADEVFISAATLILLPVVYADGKAINGAKVGEISSKLREIYAGELLKEAGL, from the coding sequence ATGGCAGATCAAGCTTTGCAAACCGTCTTTTTAAACGGAGAATTTTTGCAAAAAGACGAGGCAAAAGTTAGTGCTTTTGATAGAGGATTTATATTTGGTGATGGAATTTATGAGGTTGTGCCTGTGATAAATTCAAAAATGGTTGATAAAGATGGATTTTGGGCGAGATTTGAAAGAAGCTTAAATGAAATAGATATAAGTTTGCCATACGAAAAGGAAAAATTTGAAGCGATCTTAAACGAGATAATCACTAAAAATGGCCTAAAAGAGGGCGGAATTTACATGCAAGTAACAAGAGGTGTGGCGTTTAGAAATTTCTATTTCATAGAAAATTTAACACCAAGTGTCTTTATTTTCTGTTACCAGAGTGAAATTTTAAACAATCCTGCTGCAAAAACTGGCATAAAAGTCGTGAGTGTCGAGGATATCAGGTGGAAAAGGCGTGACATCAAGTCTATCTCACTTCTGGCCCAGTGCTACGCTAAAAATGAAGCTCACAAAAAAGGTGCAGATGAGGGCTTTATGGTGGAAAATGGCTTTGTGACAGAGGGCTGTAGCTCAAGTGCTTTTATTATCAAGGATAAAACTTTAATTACAAAACCACTTTCAAATGAAATTTTGCCAGGAATTCGCCGCATGAGACTTTTAAAGATTGCTAAAGATATTGGCCTTAAGATAGAGGAGCGAAAATTTAGCATGGATGAAGTTTATAGTGCTGATGAAGTCTTTATCTCGGCTGCGACGCTCATACTCTTGCCGGTTGTTTATGCTGATGGCAAGGCGATCAATGGTGCAAAAGTAGGAGAAATTTCAAGCAAACTTCGTGAAATTTATGCTGGTGAACTTTTAAAAGAAGCTGGACTTTGA
- a CDS encoding DUF523 domain-containing protein, producing the protein MREKILISACLVGINCKFNGENNLLNKDVLDEISKRYHLLFVCPEVYGGLSTPREPAEMKNGAVVCKFSGKDVSENFKKGAEICLKIAKLNGCKKAILKSKSPSCGSGQIYDGSFSKRLISGDGITAKLLKENEILVYSEDEIVGLDV; encoded by the coding sequence TTGAGAGAAAAAATCTTAATAAGCGCTTGCCTAGTCGGCATAAACTGCAAATTTAACGGCGAAAATAATCTCTTAAACAAAGATGTTTTAGATGAAATTTCAAAGAGATATCATCTGCTTTTTGTCTGTCCTGAAGTTTACGGTGGGCTTAGTACGCCAAGAGAGCCAGCTGAGATGAAAAATGGTGCGGTTGTTTGTAAATTTTCAGGTAAAGATGTGAGCGAAAATTTTAAAAAAGGAGCAGAAATTTGCCTAAAGATAGCCAAACTAAATGGTTGTAAAAAGGCTATTTTAAAATCAAAAAGTCCAAGTTGTGGAAGTGGGCAAATTTATGACGGAAGCTTTAGTAAGAGGCTTATTTCAGGCGATGGCATCACAGCAAAACTGCTAAAAGAAAATGAAATTTTAGTTTACAGCGAAGATGAGATAGTGGGACTTGATGTTTGA